TTCTACAGATTTGCATAAAACTTCGGATTTCCGGACAAGTTAGAGGTATTAAAGAGGTGATAAACTAATGTTTGGACTAGGGAAAAAGCGAAGTAAATTAGGTGAATGGTTAGACAAAAGAGGCGTTTCTCAACAATGGCTTGCTAATAATTCTAAAGTTAGTCGGTCAACTGTTAGTGAACTGTGTCAAGCCGACGGGAAGCATGCTCCAACTCAGAAAACGATGGCAAAGATTTTAAAAGCTCTTAGAAATATTGATCCTAATATTAAAGTAGATGATTTCTGGAACATGTAAAAAGCCCTTATCCACTTGGATAAGGGCCCTTTGAGGTTTCGCCTACTTCATGCGAGAAGAAATGTACAGCCATACAGCCATACATTTGTATCATGTACAATGCTTACTGTTTTATTCTTTATGGCATAAAAAGCCCCTCTCTTAAGAGAAGGGCTTTTTCGTAATATTAGTCTTTTCCACATGAGGTAAAGTAGAGGAAATCGACATTTGGTATTATGTACTGGAATATTGTTTTTCATTCTCAATCGCATGAAAAAACCTCTGTTTATTAACAGAGGGGATAGGAATAGATGTCTAGTAAATTTGAATAAGATTTCTCTCATTCACTCTATTATATGAAATAAAATAAAAGTTGTCCGTAATGAATTGAAAATGGATACATGACTTATATTATAAACAGGTACCTGCAACAAGGTATTCCACTTATTGGGATAAAAAAAAGAAACCTCCTACTCATTTGAGTAAGAGTTTTCCATTATTAGGGATATACAAAACGAAAATACCATATGGATAAATATCCAAAAGGTATTTCATCTTCCATACATTATATAAATTAATTTAATATATATGATTCATTTGAATAAAATCTCTTTAACTCCACCATACTATAAATACCTTCTCTTATTATCCGTTTTAGTTGCAATAATACCCCTTTTGCAAAAACAAAAGCCCTTTACTTTGTCGAGTGAGGGCTTTTGTGTATTTAATACATACAAATACGAATAGATAGACCTCGAAAGGATAACAAAATATATCCCCTTACCCCATTATATAAAGATGGACAATAAGTTGTGACAAGGATGCATAGAAAAAGGATCCCTAGGTCATAATATAAGTGTAGACTTTACAGCATGTTTTTTCTTTATAAGAAGATAAAAAAGCCCCTACTCGCAATGAGCAGGGGTTTTAATACGTGCTGAATATTGGAGAAAGGGGTTACTTTCTCAATAAAACTTTATACTTTTAATCATTATTGGTAAAGTTTTAACTCTCTAGGGAGAAATCCCATTTAAATTGTTGAACAAGCATATCATTTGAAAGTTCTGCACTCGTAACTTTTGATAAATCTTCTAGGCACACATTTTATAGGTTATTACATAGTATATAAAGGTGGTAGTAGGGAATCTTCACTTCACCTCCCATGGATGAAATTCCAATTTGCTACTGCTCCTCTTCATAGTAAAAGTAAAAAAATGGCCCGCTCGTAATGAGCGGTTTTTTATTTAATGAATAGGAAATAAAAAAAGAACCCTCTCACGATAAAAAGAGGGTAAGAGTAAATATCTAGAAAACTAAGTTGGGATAAAGAGAAATACCTCTTTCCATAGTATATAATGAGATAGAAACAACTGTGTTAACATGTATATAAAATAAATAAATATTTCATAATATGAACAAGGACTTATTCAGATTTCAACCTCCTGTTTTTGTCCTTACTGCGATAACACCAAAAGCCCCCTACTCACACAGAGAAGGAGGCTTTTGATTGTGGGTATAACAATGGTTGATAAGGCCAATGTCATTCCTTAGTATACGCTATCTATTTAAAAGAACGTAATGTAAGTTGTGCCATCAAGTAAATGACTTCTTGTGGCGTTATATCACCGCTCTTTAACTTCTCTTCCCAGTGATCAGGTTTTTGGAGCGGAAGCTTATCTTTTACTTCTATAAACGTCTTAGCTAATTCATTTGTTTGATACGATTGGAACTCTCCAGCTCTTTTAACCATGACCATGACTTCCTCACGCTTAGCAAGATCTTGAGGGCGAGAACCATTTGTAATACCTCTTTCGACCGCTTCTTTTACCTCCTCTTTGAATTGTTCTGAAACCGGTAATTTACTTGTTTCCACTTTTGGTTCCTCCTTTTTAGGTGGTGTTACAGGTTTTTCTTTTGGTTGTTGTGCTGCTTTGTATACTTGCTCTAATTTGTTTAATGTAAGTGTTCCAGCGATTCCATCAGCGGCTAAGCCATATTTCTTTTGAAAAGCCTTTACAGCTGTTTCTGTGGATGGTCCGTATTGTCCATCAATTCCATACTTACCAATGTTAAAACCTAATGATTGAAGCTTTCCTTGGAGCCCTTTTACATAAGTTCCTGCATCACCACGTTTGAGTAAAGTAGGAGCGATGGAAGATGAGGGACCTGATTGAGTTACTGGCGTTTCGACAACCTTACCTCGTAGAGCATCCAATTCATTCTGAATACGTTGCAGAACTTCATTCCATCGTCCTTCTTGCAAAACAAGATGAGGACAGTATTTTCCGCTCCATTGTTGATGCCGTTTTACTCGAGATACACCCCAACCTCTCTCATGCAATAACTGAGCAATGAATTTAATACCTAATTCTTCAGCTTTTCGATAACGTTCTCCACCACTTTTGCTATAGCAAATTTCTACACCAATAGATGTTCTGTTTCCAGACTTAGCTCCTGATCCATCACCACAATGCCAAGCATTACGATTGAGAGGTACAGCTTGTACAACTTCTTTATCATCCACAGCAAAGTGGTAGGAAACAGAATTGTTATTACTGTTCATATACGTTACTTCGTTTTCTGCACTTGCGTCATTCGCTGTGTTATGGAAAGTGATATACGATGGGTTCATAACATGTGGACATTTAATCTTATACTTACTTGAAGAAACAAGTTTCTGTCTTACTGGAATAGTCATATTATTTCTCCTCCTTAACTCTTCTGGCTCGTGCTTTTCGTGTAACATCATTGTTTTTCCACCAAGCTACAAGTGAAGTTACGATTGTGAAGATCATGGAACCTAATAAATACGCTAAATCAACTGTACTTGTAATCTCTTCCTCACCAATTGGAATTTCCGTAAATCCTAATAAAGCTAATGTTTGGTTAATTAAAGCTACAAATAATAAAAGAGTACGAATTAACGTACCCTTGTCGATTTTTTTATTCATTTTTGTTTCCTCCCTTTATTGTTGAGTTAATACTGCAAACAAGACACCAATTGCCCCTGTTGAAATTGCTCCAATGATGGATGCTGTAATGGTTCGTTTAATCCACGTAGTGTTTTCATTAATACTTTCAAGTGTTCGGTTAATAGCTGAAATTTGTTCATCATGACGGATGGTTGTACTTTTTAATTCACTTACTTCTTTTTCTAGCGTTTTAATATCATTCTTCATCTCTACAAGCTCTTTCTCATAAGAATTCACTGGGACTCCCTCCGCTACCTGTGACATGGATATTCCCCCTAAATAAGATTTTGGTTGCCCATTTATTCTGTCTTGACTTGATGATTCTTCAATAGGCATCACCCCTTTTTATCCATAAAAAAAGACACCTATGTGTCATTTAATCTCTTAATATAGTTCTGATACATCTAACCCTTAACGATTCAGTTGATGAAGCTTCTTCAGGGACATCGAAATAAGAGAGGATATTGATATAGTCACTTCTTGTATTAACTCCTTTAACTAATTTGATGCCGTCTGGATAAATCCAAATCTGATAAGATCCTGCTTCTGGAACCGTTAAAACAGTTTCCTTGGTTGTACTGAATATTAATTTCTCTTGGTTGTAATACTCCCCGGAAGAAACAATAATGTTATTCTTTTCAATTCGAATATCAAATGTATAGAAAGTTGTCTCCTTTTCCCCAATAACGTCAATATAGCTAATCATTTGACCGCTCCCTTTCTATCCCATTGCAATCCACCCGTAATCGAAGACTATTGCACCGCTTGATGTATTTTGCCCTGTGATTTGAAAAGAAGTTGTAGTTACTACTCCAATGGTAGGCGCAGGATACTTATCTGGAGAAACACTGTTGTTTATACTTGCTGTAACTACAGGAAAAGCAGAAAACCCTTCTGGAAAAGTAACAGTCGTTGTTTTTATAGAGTTTCCTGGAATTGTTACTGTCACTTTACCGAACTGAATTTTTTCACCTTTTACTTTTCCATCTACATAAGATTTAGCCTTTGTTTCTGCTTGATTGGCTTTAGTTTGAGCACCCGTAGGCGTTTCATACTTGTTGTCAGATTCTGCTTTAGAATAAGCTCCTACTTGCTCTGCTGTTACACTATGAGGATTATCCTTTTTGTTGGCATGTGTATTTACTTTCGCTTCAGCACCTTCAGTTGTTTCAATTCTCACCCAAGAAGTCCATCTAGCGGGTGTTGTATGCCAATGTCGAAGGTATACACCAACTTGAGTATCATTAAAGGCATGTTCAAAAAACCATTGAGACATGCGGGAATTGTTGATCTTACTCGTCACAACAGTTCCAAACAATGTAGGATAGCCTGTTAAATTTGTAGCATCAAAAACAGTCAAACCTGTCGGATAAGAATCCCCACTTACTGTCCCATCTATTGCAGCAACAGCGGTCACTTGTTGGCTTGTGACTTGGTGAGGATTATCTTTTCGATTTGTATGGTTAGCTAGTTCAGTTGTCGTTGCTGCTAGATTTTGTATTTCTTCAATTGCTTTATATGTCGTATACCATTGCCAGTTAAACCAATCAGCGGGAGGATATTCTCCCGCTCCCCAACCGCGTTCTATAGTGCTGTCTGGTGGTTTTTGACCTGGATTGTTCCATATTGGTAAAGGTGCTGTGAAAGGCACATTATCACTCCTTATCTATTTTTAATACAGAAAAAAAGAGAACTACTATCGAGTCCTCTTTCCTCTACATTTTACTTAAATTTATAAAGTTATAAGCTTAGTAACTTTTTTCCTCAAACAATGGCAAAGATAATTCAAGAATATCAAATATCATTTTTTTAGTTTCATTTACAAATAAACATATGAAATCTTCTACCTTATAGAGATACTCACCATCGTTTCTTTCTTTAACCTCTTCGATTTTCTTGTGTAATCCTTCAATATCACTTGAAGAGAAATTCAATGACGCTCCCATTGGTACAATTATTCCTATATTATCGTCTGTTAAGCTGGGATCACCTGGTCTTTTATCTCCACCTATAACTGCACCACCAATAATACGGTGTATCCATTCCATTCGATATTTGTCTAACATTCCTAAAAACTCCTTATACTTATCAAAAAATTGTTGATAAGAAGGGTTAGCTAGTACAATCCGATTTTGGAATAATTCTTTACTCAATGAAATGTTTGCACCGTTAACTGTTAAGGAGTACTGTTTCTTTAACCAGACTGCAATATTGTCCAATGTTGCCTTTAAAAAAAATACTAATGAAGCTGAATGATATTTGGCTTGAACCTGATTTAAATTATAATCTTCTAAGATTTTAACACCTTTCGGCAGTTGATTAATACTTTGATAGGCATATTCCACACAAGCTAAATAATCAAATATCCCTCTCCACTCAACAAAATAAGGATGCCAATTACCAGGACCCTTTTCAAAACATTTTTCACTAAACAATTGTATTGATTTCACATTACAGTAACCCAACTCTTGCAAATATGGGGGTAACATAAGTCTAATATTATCATCCATATAATCAACCTCTATTTTTATTAATGAGTACGATCATATTCACTTAGCGCTGCATTTAATGCTTCTTGGTTTTCAACCCCTTGTTTCATTTGGTACTCCTGATACATTAATTCATCCTCTGCTTCAATTTGCTCAACACTTTTAGATTCTGTTTTCACATCGGATTTTGTGGTGTCTTTAGCTTCTTCTGAAACAGGTTTTTCTTTATGTTGTTTTTCTTCCGAAGCATTTTCTTTTGGCTGAATGAAATAATGATTAACTGAAAGCACTATTGCACATAGTAAAAAACAAGCTACTACTATTTTCCCGACTGTTTTTAGCATCGTCCCAACACTCCAATTTTTAGTATGTTAGTACCATTTTATACTAAAAGATATACTTTGTGGGAAGTATTTAAAAAATTAAATTCCTATAGGCATTCTCATCTCTACCCAATCAGTGTTTAGCACATGAGTGGAGCCATCAGTTAATCTACGCCACCCATGGAGAACCACTTTACTACCTGCATCTCCAG
This sequence is a window from Priestia filamentosa. Protein-coding genes within it:
- a CDS encoding peptidoglycan recognition protein family protein — translated: MTIPVRQKLVSSSKYKIKCPHVMNPSYITFHNTANDASAENEVTYMNSNNNSVSYHFAVDDKEVVQAVPLNRNAWHCGDGSGAKSGNRTSIGVEICYSKSGGERYRKAEELGIKFIAQLLHERGWGVSRVKRHQQWSGKYCPHLVLQEGRWNEVLQRIQNELDALRGKVVETPVTQSGPSSSIAPTLLKRGDAGTYVKGLQGKLQSLGFNIGKYGIDGQYGPSTETAVKAFQKKYGLAADGIAGTLTLNKLEQVYKAAQQPKEKPVTPPKKEEPKVETSKLPVSEQFKEEVKEAVERGITNGSRPQDLAKREEVMVMVKRAGEFQSYQTNELAKTFIEVKDKLPLQKPDHWEEKLKSGDITPQEVIYLMAQLTLRSFK
- a CDS encoding helix-turn-helix transcriptional regulator is translated as MFGLGKKRSKLGEWLDKRGVSQQWLANNSKVSRSTVSELCQADGKHAPTQKTMAKILKALRNIDPNIKVDDFWNM
- a CDS encoding phage holin encodes the protein MNKKIDKGTLIRTLLLFVALINQTLALLGFTEIPIGEEEITSTVDLAYLLGSMIFTIVTSLVAWWKNNDVTRKARARRVKEEK
- a CDS encoding hemolysin XhlA family protein, whose protein sequence is MSQVAEGVPVNSYEKELVEMKNDIKTLEKEVSELKSTTIRHDEQISAINRTLESINENTTWIKRTITASIIGAISTGAIGVLFAVLTQQ